The Candidatus Margulisiibacteriota bacterium genome has a segment encoding these proteins:
- a CDS encoding ABC transporter permease: MIELQKISKTYNTGVISFQALKSVDLKIEQGEFVAIMGASGSGKSTLLHILGFLDPPDEGSYFFLGQNVANLKESTLTRLRNKVAGFVFQQFHLLPGIKAHENVSLPLIYGDNKNIKEKALEQLKAVGLKDRTEHVPNELSGGERQRVAIARALVNDPLVIFADEPTGNLDTTSEKEIMKILVGLNSKGITIIMVTHEMEIAEHASRIISMRDGEIISDVVKSKNKHKLKMKQNTVAEEIISNKKKLSGNQMEWISHLKQAIRAINVNKLRSFLSMLGILIGVAAVIAMLALGKGATSNIEKDLSRLGSNLLIVMPGSRVAGGISMGAGISSRFSETDLTILKRIPTVKRASGIISGKAQVVYSNKNWRTSVSGTDVDYSKMREVIPNIGRYFTENEQQNRERVAVIGATIVENLYGTEDPLGQNIKINKVNFKVIGVLPKKGFSGGRDENDIIYIPLSTAMYRLMGERYLNQIQVEVDKKENINATKQSVTDALNQAHKWPANDNMVTIRDMAEIQDAIKGTITTISLLLGIVATIALLVGGIGIMNIMLVSVTERTREIGLRKAIGAGKKDIMNQFLVEAVIITVVGGIFGVLLGWLISVFISFFAKWTTEISLVSVLVSTGFSIIIGLIFGLWPAKQAASLKTIDALRYE, translated from the coding sequence ATGATAGAACTACAAAAAATCTCGAAGACTTATAATACTGGGGTAATTTCCTTTCAGGCCTTAAAAAGTGTTGATCTCAAAATTGAACAAGGTGAATTTGTAGCCATTATGGGCGCTTCTGGAAGTGGTAAATCAACTTTACTCCATATCCTAGGTTTTCTTGACCCACCAGATGAAGGTTCTTACTTTTTTTTAGGTCAAAATGTTGCAAATTTAAAGGAAAGCACACTTACAAGGTTAAGAAACAAAGTAGCTGGTTTTGTTTTTCAGCAGTTTCATCTTTTACCAGGCATTAAAGCACATGAAAACGTTAGTCTTCCTTTAATTTATGGCGATAATAAAAACATTAAAGAAAAAGCTCTTGAACAATTAAAAGCAGTAGGGCTAAAAGACAGGACCGAACATGTTCCTAATGAACTTTCTGGTGGCGAAAGACAAAGAGTCGCTATAGCTAGGGCGCTTGTTAATGACCCCCTAGTGATTTTTGCTGACGAACCTACAGGTAATCTTGATACAACTAGCGAAAAGGAGATAATGAAGATTCTTGTGGGCTTAAATAGTAAAGGGATAACCATCATTATGGTTACTCACGAGATGGAAATAGCCGAGCATGCTAGCCGTATTATTTCTATGAGAGACGGAGAAATTATTTCGGATGTTGTTAAATCTAAAAACAAACATAAACTAAAGATGAAACAAAACACCGTTGCTGAAGAGATTATTTCAAATAAAAAAAAGTTATCAGGGAATCAAATGGAATGGATTTCCCATCTAAAACAGGCGATAAGGGCAATTAATGTTAATAAGCTCCGTTCTTTTTTATCAATGTTAGGTATTTTGATTGGTGTAGCAGCAGTAATTGCTATGTTGGCTTTGGGAAAAGGTGCAACCAGTAATATTGAAAAGGATTTAAGTAGGTTGGGTTCTAATCTGCTTATTGTTATGCCTGGGAGTAGGGTTGCAGGTGGTATTTCAATGGGAGCCGGAATCTCTAGCCGTTTTTCTGAAACAGATTTAACTATCTTAAAAAGAATACCAACTGTTAAAAGAGCATCTGGAATTATTTCTGGAAAAGCACAAGTTGTTTATAGTAATAAGAACTGGAGAACCTCAGTCTCTGGAACAGATGTTGATTATTCTAAAATGAGAGAAGTTATTCCTAATATAGGTAGATATTTTACTGAAAACGAACAGCAAAACAGGGAAAGAGTTGCGGTTATTGGGGCAACAATTGTTGAAAATTTATATGGAACGGAAGACCCTTTAGGTCAAAACATTAAAATAAACAAAGTAAATTTCAAAGTAATTGGAGTTTTGCCAAAAAAAGGGTTTTCTGGTGGACGCGATGAAAATGACATTATTTACATTCCACTTAGTACTGCTATGTATCGACTAATGGGTGAAAGATACTTAAATCAAATACAAGTTGAAGTAGATAAGAAAGAAAACATAAACGCCACCAAACAAAGTGTTACGGATGCGCTAAATCAAGCACATAAATGGCCAGCTAATGATAACATGGTGACGATTAGAGATATGGCAGAAATTCAAGATGCAATAAAAGGAACAATCACAACAATTTCCTTACTTCTGGGCATAGTTGCAACAATAGCTTTGCTTGTAGGTGGCATAGGAATAATGAATATTATGCTTGTTTCTGTTACAGAAAGAACTAGGGAAATAGGGCTAAGAAAAGCAATTGGAGCTGGCAAAAAGGATATTATGAATCAATTTTTAGTGGAAGCAGTAATCATTACTGTGGTTGGAGGCATCTTTGGTGTTCTTTTGGGCTGGTTGATTTCTGTCTTTATTTCCTTTTTTGCAAAATGGACAACAGAAATATCTTTAGTTTCCGTGCTAGTTTCAACAGGATTTTCGATTATTATAGGTCTTATTTTTGGACTTTGGCCAGCAAAACAAGCTGCTAGTCTAAAAACTATAGATGCGTTACGTTACGAATAA